In one Sphingomonas hankookensis genomic region, the following are encoded:
- a CDS encoding glycoside hydrolase family 3 protein, with translation MKPVTTYLLGTALCLGALPAAAQTVPAPAPAATVHPELWPRANWPYKADPAIEARIADLLKRMTLEEKVGQVVQGDIASLTPEDVKRYHLGSVLNGGNSAPNNDEFAPASEWLKLADRFYEASVDKSGGGVGVPVIWGTDAVHGHSNIVGATLFPHNVGLGAMHDPALMRKIAQATAAEIRATGIEWTFAPTITVPQDLRWGRAYEGYSSDPKLVASYVTQFIEGLQGAPGSTNQLKGPYVLASTKHFLADGGTFGGQDQGDAKISETQLRDIHGTPYVSAINAGVQTVMASFSSWNGEKITGHKGLMTDVLKKRMGFGGFIVSDWNAHGQVAGCTNASCPRAINAGLDMYMAPDSWKPIWENLVAQVKSGEVPMARLDDAVSNILRVKLRAGLFDAGKPSSRPLSGKFDLLGSPEHRAIAREAVAKSLVLLKNNGSLLPIKAGARVLVAGDGADDVARQSGGWTLTWQGTGIDPKYFPGATSIYQGIDAAAKAAGGSAMLSPDGSFTGAKPDAAIVVFGETPYAEFQGDIKTLQLRPELRQPIETMKKLKAQGIPVVAVMLTGRPLFVNAAINAADAFVVAWLPGSEGAGVADVLLKDRSGKAKRDFTGTLSFPWPATADATGPTQFPLGYGLTGASRTVVPTLSEDAKVAEADAGDVFMDKGLPATAWSLEVGGAGTGGNTRITTVPAQSGAGRVKVTATDHGVQEGARRFVVDGSGPAQILLSTQSPVDLTRQTNGDVMLTATMRVDAAPTRPVTLSLRSGPGSGQVALGRLEPLGTGQWKTLGVPLKCFGGNVNMGKVDTPFVLTTDGTMTVSVARVALGTTADVKLSCK, from the coding sequence ATGAAACCGGTTACGACGTATCTGCTGGGCACCGCCCTGTGCCTGGGCGCACTGCCCGCCGCGGCACAGACCGTGCCGGCGCCGGCGCCGGCGGCGACCGTCCATCCCGAACTCTGGCCGCGGGCGAACTGGCCGTACAAGGCCGACCCTGCGATCGAGGCGCGCATCGCCGACCTGCTCAAGCGGATGACGCTGGAGGAAAAGGTCGGGCAGGTCGTGCAGGGCGACATCGCCAGCCTGACGCCGGAAGACGTCAAGCGCTATCACCTCGGCTCGGTCCTGAACGGCGGCAATTCCGCGCCGAACAACGACGAATTCGCGCCCGCTTCCGAATGGCTGAAGCTCGCCGACCGTTTCTACGAAGCGTCGGTCGACAAGAGCGGCGGCGGCGTCGGCGTGCCCGTGATCTGGGGCACCGACGCGGTGCATGGCCACAGCAATATCGTCGGTGCGACGCTGTTCCCGCACAATGTCGGGCTGGGTGCGATGCACGATCCGGCGCTGATGCGGAAGATCGCGCAGGCGACCGCCGCCGAAATCCGCGCGACCGGCATCGAATGGACCTTTGCGCCGACGATCACCGTGCCGCAGGACCTGCGCTGGGGCCGCGCCTACGAAGGCTATTCGTCCGATCCGAAGCTCGTCGCCAGCTACGTCACCCAGTTCATCGAAGGGCTGCAGGGCGCGCCGGGATCGACCAACCAGTTGAAGGGTCCCTACGTCCTCGCCTCGACCAAGCATTTCCTGGCGGACGGCGGCACCTTTGGCGGTCAGGATCAGGGCGACGCGAAGATTTCCGAAACCCAGCTGCGCGACATTCACGGCACGCCCTATGTCTCGGCGATCAACGCCGGGGTGCAGACGGTCATGGCCAGCTTTTCGAGCTGGAACGGTGAAAAGATTACCGGTCACAAGGGCCTGATGACCGATGTGCTGAAAAAGCGCATGGGCTTTGGCGGTTTCATCGTCAGCGACTGGAACGCGCATGGCCAGGTGGCGGGCTGCACCAACGCGTCGTGCCCGCGTGCGATCAACGCCGGTCTCGACATGTACATGGCGCCCGACAGCTGGAAGCCGATCTGGGAAAACCTGGTCGCCCAAGTGAAGTCGGGCGAAGTCCCGATGGCACGCCTCGACGACGCCGTATCCAACATCCTGCGCGTTAAGCTGCGCGCCGGTCTGTTCGACGCGGGCAAGCCGTCGTCGCGCCCGCTGTCGGGCAAGTTCGACCTGCTCGGCAGCCCTGAGCACCGCGCGATCGCGCGCGAAGCGGTGGCCAAGTCGCTGGTGCTGCTCAAGAACAACGGTTCGCTGCTGCCGATCAAGGCCGGGGCTCGGGTGCTGGTCGCCGGTGACGGGGCCGACGACGTCGCGCGCCAGTCGGGCGGCTGGACGCTGACGTGGCAGGGGACGGGGATCGATCCGAAATATTTCCCCGGCGCGACCTCGATCTACCAGGGGATCGACGCCGCGGCCAAGGCGGCGGGCGGTTCGGCCATGCTGTCGCCCGATGGCAGCTTCACCGGCGCCAAGCCCGATGCGGCGATCGTCGTGTTCGGCGAAACGCCCTATGCCGAGTTCCAGGGTGACATCAAGACGCTGCAGCTGCGCCCCGAACTGCGCCAACCCATTGAAACCATGAAGAAGCTGAAGGCGCAGGGCATTCCCGTCGTCGCCGTCATGCTGACCGGTCGCCCGCTGTTCGTGAACGCCGCGATCAACGCCGCCGATGCGTTCGTCGTCGCGTGGCTGCCCGGATCGGAAGGGGCTGGGGTCGCCGATGTGCTGCTCAAGGACCGCAGTGGCAAGGCGAAGCGCGACTTCACCGGCACCTTGTCCTTCCCGTGGCCGGCGACGGCGGATGCCACCGGTCCGACCCAGTTTCCGCTGGGCTATGGCCTGACCGGCGCCAGCAGGACGGTCGTGCCGACCCTGTCGGAGGACGCCAAGGTGGCCGAAGCCGATGCCGGCGACGTGTTCATGGACAAGGGCCTGCCCGCGACCGCATGGTCGCTGGAGGTCGGCGGCGCCGGCACCGGCGGCAATACCCGCATCACGACGGTCCCGGCACAGTCGGGCGCCGGCCGCGTGAAGGTCACCGCGACCGACCATGGTGTTCAGGAAGGCGCGCGCCGCTTCGTCGTCGATGGCAGCGGCCCGGCGCAGATCCTGCTCAGCACCCAGTCGCCGGTCGACCTGACGCGCCAGACCAATGGCGACGTGATGCTGACCGCGACGATGCGGGTCGATGCCGCCCCGACCAGGCCGGTCACCCTGTCGCTGCGCAGCGGTCCGGGTAGCGGGCAGGTGGCGCTCGGCCGGCTCGAACCGCTGGGCACCGGCCAGTGGAAGACGCTGGGCGTGCCGCTCAAATGCTTCGGCGGCAATGTGAACATGGGCAAGGTCGACACGCCGTTCGTGCTGACCACCGACGGCACGATGACGGTCAGCGTGGCACGCGTCGCGCTCGGCACCACGGCGGACGTGAAGCTCAGCTGCAAGTAA
- a CDS encoding ROK family transcriptional regulator has product MTIERAPIRLSGTNLERAADHNQRVTLHAIRVSGSLTRIDLANITGLTPPAIANITRRLLSEGLVLEAGQRRGGRGQPPTKLVVNPAACFAIGINIDRDHVTIVLVDFAGQTLARASQEVEFPMPDDVAAFYQSAIDPLIAEAGVDRQRIVGIGVARPDDLGTVDLPGRPDNYTVWEGVDMAELFAAPLDLPVFVENDAAAAAMGELQLGHGQHQASFFYVLISSALGGGLVLDGSYYRGAQGRSGELGFLLGSDGKGGQAQIQHTVSLSGLSHPLRDAGFTLADMLGGRSDDPALLAVVDSWIDASVERLVEPLVAINCLINPAAVFVGGRLPGGHVDTLAERLNARMATVGNVPALAPVRRAMLAEDAPAVGAAILPFSHFLLPSATALWKAEEAG; this is encoded by the coding sequence GTGACGATCGAGCGCGCGCCCATCCGCCTGTCGGGAACCAATCTCGAACGTGCGGCGGACCATAACCAGCGGGTGACGCTGCACGCGATCCGGGTGTCGGGGTCGCTGACCCGGATCGACCTGGCCAATATCACCGGGCTGACCCCGCCGGCGATCGCCAACATCACCCGGCGGCTGCTGAGCGAAGGGCTGGTGCTGGAGGCCGGGCAGCGGCGCGGCGGGCGCGGGCAGCCGCCGACCAAGCTGGTGGTCAATCCCGCCGCCTGCTTCGCGATCGGCATCAATATCGACCGCGACCATGTGACGATCGTGCTGGTCGATTTCGCGGGACAGACGCTGGCGCGCGCATCGCAGGAAGTCGAGTTTCCGATGCCCGACGACGTCGCCGCCTTCTATCAATCGGCGATCGACCCGCTGATCGCCGAGGCGGGGGTGGACCGCCAGCGCATCGTCGGCATCGGCGTCGCGCGGCCCGACGATCTGGGCACCGTCGACCTGCCCGGCCGCCCGGACAATTATACCGTCTGGGAAGGCGTCGACATGGCCGAGCTGTTCGCAGCACCACTCGACCTGCCGGTCTTTGTCGAGAACGACGCCGCCGCCGCCGCGATGGGCGAATTACAGCTGGGACATGGCCAGCATCAGGCGAGTTTCTTCTATGTCCTGATCTCCTCGGCACTGGGCGGCGGGCTGGTGCTGGACGGCAGCTATTATCGCGGGGCGCAGGGGCGATCGGGCGAGCTGGGCTTCCTGCTGGGCAGCGACGGCAAGGGCGGGCAGGCGCAGATCCAGCATACCGTGTCGCTGTCGGGGCTGTCGCACCCGCTGCGCGATGCGGGCTTCACCCTGGCCGACATGCTGGGCGGACGCAGCGACGATCCGGCGCTGCTGGCGGTGGTCGACAGCTGGATCGATGCGTCGGTCGAACGGCTGGTCGAACCGCTGGTCGCGATCAACTGCCTGATCAATCCGGCGGCGGTGTTCGTCGGCGGACGGCTGCCCGGCGGGCATGTCGATACGCTGGCCGAGCGGCTGAACGCGCGAATGGCGACGGTCGGCAACGTGCCCGCCCTTGCCCCGGTGCGCCGCGCGATGCTGGCGGAGGATGCCCCGGCGGTCGGTGCGGCGATCCTGCCGTTCAGCCATTTCCTGCTGCCGAGCGCCACCGCCCTGTGGAAGGCAGAGGAGGCCGGCTGA
- a CDS encoding nuclear transport factor 2 family protein, with protein sequence MIVRIGAMGGMIAAAAMSVTAPAVAAPQPSAAIAALVDRFDAARAAFDPDALAATLADDYVEISPVGTVDSRAEVLGFYAPEKRHPAPPMRHDERVVRVNGNTASMTERKAITLPNGTVRAIRVGYVARRTGNGWRLVSAQYTPIPPAR encoded by the coding sequence ATGATCGTACGTATCGGTGCCATGGGTGGCATGATCGCCGCCGCCGCGATGAGCGTCACCGCGCCGGCCGTCGCCGCGCCGCAACCTTCGGCGGCGATCGCGGCGCTGGTCGACCGGTTCGATGCCGCTCGCGCGGCGTTCGACCCCGACGCCCTCGCCGCCACGCTGGCGGACGATTATGTCGAGATTTCGCCGGTCGGCACGGTCGATTCCCGCGCGGAGGTGCTAGGCTTCTATGCGCCCGAGAAGCGCCACCCCGCCCCGCCGATGCGCCATGACGAACGGGTCGTGCGGGTGAACGGCAACACCGCATCCATGACCGAACGCAAGGCGATCACGCTGCCGAACGGAACGGTGCGGGCGATCCGCGTCGGCTATGTCGCGCGGCGCACAGGGAATGGGTGGCGGCTGGTATCGGCGCAATATACCCCGATTCCGCCGGCCCGCTGA
- a CDS encoding ROK family protein encodes MTFDPAARGRHGALPLAGIELGGTKCVCTLAHGPDAILAQETVPTEHPAVTLPAIAAILQKWWDAGGFAALGIASFGPVDLDPSSPTWGHILATTKPDWPMTDVAGALSSGFDVPVAFDTDVNGAAFAEVLWGCAKGLDDFAYVTIGTGVGVGLLVNGKPTRGIGHAEIGHLRVPRLATDTLPSGCPFHDDCVEGLASGTGIKAALGDVHVSTLANDHPVWDRVESAITAMCHAMVCTTGPKRIAIGGGVMNKQPHLLARIEPALRASINGYLPLPERDYVVAPALGDQAGPMGSIALAQVALAERVAA; translated from the coding sequence ATGACTTTCGATCCGGCGGCACGGGGCAGGCATGGCGCGTTGCCGCTGGCCGGGATCGAACTGGGCGGGACCAAGTGCGTCTGCACGCTGGCGCACGGACCCGACGCCATCCTGGCGCAGGAAACCGTACCGACCGAACATCCCGCCGTCACCCTGCCGGCGATTGCTGCTATCCTGCAGAAGTGGTGGGACGCCGGGGGGTTCGCCGCACTGGGCATCGCCAGCTTCGGCCCGGTCGATCTCGATCCGTCCTCGCCGACCTGGGGCCATATCCTCGCCACGACCAAACCCGACTGGCCGATGACCGATGTCGCCGGTGCGTTGTCGAGCGGGTTCGACGTGCCGGTCGCGTTCGATACCGATGTCAACGGTGCGGCCTTTGCCGAGGTGCTGTGGGGCTGTGCCAAGGGGCTGGACGATTTCGCCTATGTCACGATCGGCACCGGGGTCGGGGTCGGGTTGCTCGTCAACGGCAAGCCGACGCGCGGGATCGGCCATGCCGAGATCGGCCATCTGCGCGTGCCGCGCCTGGCCACCGACACGCTGCCCAGCGGCTGCCCGTTCCATGACGATTGCGTCGAGGGGCTGGCATCGGGCACGGGCATCAAGGCGGCGCTGGGCGATGTCCATGTGTCCACGCTGGCGAACGATCATCCGGTGTGGGACCGGGTCGAGTCGGCGATCACCGCAATGTGCCATGCGATGGTGTGCACCACGGGGCCGAAGCGGATCGCGATCGGCGGCGGGGTGATGAACAAGCAGCCGCATCTGCTGGCGCGGATCGAACCGGCGCTGCGGGCGAGCATCAACGGCTATCTGCCGCTGCCCGAGCGCGACTATGTCGTCGCCCCGGCGCTGGGCGATCAGGCCGGGCCGATGGGGTCGATCGCGCTGGCGCAGGTGGCACTGGCGGAGCGGGTGGCGGCGTAG
- a CDS encoding DUF3060 domain-containing protein codes for MAVRAALLLSALVLPATLPAQVRQEGAGATQELDCGGGVATVEGAGNTMMITGRCSALVIEGAGNRVTIDLAPRASVRIAGASNTVLYRTPDGSKARVSVAGAGNRVSMQR; via the coding sequence ATGGCCGTTCGCGCCGCGCTGTTGTTGTCCGCCCTCGTACTGCCCGCCACGCTGCCGGCACAGGTCCGTCAGGAAGGGGCGGGAGCGACGCAGGAACTCGACTGCGGCGGCGGCGTCGCCACCGTCGAGGGGGCGGGCAATACCATGATGATCACCGGCCGGTGCAGCGCGCTGGTGATCGAAGGGGCCGGTAACCGCGTGACGATCGACCTCGCCCCGCGCGCCTCGGTCAGGATCGCCGGGGCCAGCAACACCGTCCTCTACCGCACCCCTGATGGCAGCAAGGCGCGCGTCAGTGTCGCCGGGGCGGGCAACCGGGTGTCGATGCAGCGATAG
- a CDS encoding MFS transporter has protein sequence MAQTRAGSATTGLAFAAVTTLFFAWGFITSLIDPLVAAVKGIFTLSDFEAQFAASAFFLAYGLVSMPAAILLGRLKAVPSILFALITMVVGCLTMLVAANLAVFPIVLLGLFILASGITILQVAANPLAAALGDPKLSHFRLTLSQTFNSFGTFLGPLLGASLFLEGVEVKDGTVLTEAVRAGALAGIDRAYFWIAGLIAALAVFFFLSRKVVSAAVPEAPANTPSPAALLRDAFSSRWAVLGAAAIFIYVGAEVAIGTQMALFLNADAWAASDAAFGVPLLGLAMGSDGVPGVSLQEAGKAVAFYWLGAMVGRAIGSVLLSQVKAHKLLALFTGIAVAMCLYVAFVGGVGAGFVALAIGLFNSIMFPVIFTLTLERSTASEAATSGLLCTAIFGGAVIPLIVGLVSGALGHGAAFVVPALCYAALCAFAIAAGRTPPRNAASAKSLH, from the coding sequence TTGGCACAGACACGGGCGGGTTCCGCCACCACCGGGCTGGCATTCGCCGCCGTCACGACACTGTTCTTCGCATGGGGCTTCATCACATCGCTGATCGACCCACTGGTCGCGGCGGTGAAGGGCATCTTCACCCTGTCCGATTTCGAGGCGCAGTTCGCCGCATCGGCCTTCTTTCTCGCCTATGGCCTCGTCTCGATGCCCGCCGCGATCCTGCTCGGCCGGTTGAAGGCGGTGCCCTCGATCCTGTTCGCGCTCATCACCATGGTCGTCGGCTGCCTGACGATGCTGGTCGCGGCGAACCTCGCCGTCTTCCCGATCGTGCTGCTCGGCCTGTTCATCCTCGCCTCGGGCATCACCATCCTGCAGGTCGCGGCGAACCCGCTGGCCGCCGCGCTGGGTGACCCCAAGCTCAGCCATTTCCGCCTGACGCTCAGCCAGACGTTCAACTCGTTCGGCACCTTCCTGGGGCCCCTGCTCGGCGCGAGCCTGTTCCTCGAAGGGGTCGAGGTAAAGGACGGCACGGTGCTGACCGAAGCGGTGCGCGCCGGCGCGCTGGCCGGGATCGACCGGGCCTATTTCTGGATCGCCGGGCTGATCGCCGCACTGGCAGTGTTCTTCTTCCTCAGCCGCAAGGTTGTGTCGGCCGCCGTGCCGGAAGCGCCTGCGAACACCCCGTCGCCTGCCGCGCTGCTGCGCGACGCCTTCTCGTCGCGCTGGGCGGTGCTCGGCGCCGCCGCGATCTTCATCTATGTCGGCGCCGAAGTCGCCATCGGCACGCAGATGGCGCTGTTCCTCAACGCCGATGCCTGGGCCGCTTCGGACGCCGCGTTCGGCGTGCCGCTGCTGGGCCTCGCCATGGGCAGCGACGGCGTGCCCGGCGTGTCGTTGCAGGAAGCCGGCAAGGCGGTCGCCTTCTACTGGCTGGGCGCGATGGTCGGCCGCGCGATCGGGTCGGTGCTGCTGTCGCAGGTCAAGGCGCACAAGCTGCTGGCGCTGTTCACTGGTATCGCCGTCGCCATGTGCCTCTATGTCGCGTTCGTCGGCGGGGTCGGGGCGGGCTTCGTGGCGCTGGCCATCGGCCTGTTCAACTCGATCATGTTCCCGGTCATCTTCACCCTGACCCTCGAACGCTCGACCGCCAGCGAGGCGGCAACCTCGGGGCTGCTCTGCACCGCGATCTTCGGCGGGGCGGTGATCCCGCTGATCGTCGGGCTGGTGTCGGGTGCGCTCGGCCATGGCGCGGCGTTCGTCGTGCCGGCGCTCTGCTATGCCGCCTTGTGCGCCTTCGCCATCGCCGCCGGCCGCACGCCCCCACGCAACGCCGCTTCGGCCAAGAGCCTTCACTGA
- a CDS encoding glutamate ligase domain-containing protein, with product MLYGKSFFLVGIGGSGMMPLAMILAGRGATVAGSDRSLDQASLPAKFDALRALGIALYPQDGSGIASAEQIVIASAAIEPTVADIVAADRVGAKRMGRAELLAELFNAATLSIGVAGTSGKSTVTGMIGFILHALGRDPTVMNGAVMKDFAAPDRPFASALVGQGDAFVSEVDESDGSIAYYRPHVAVLNNVSLDHKSLDELRALFGGFAERAGRVVVNVGDAEAAALAATIPADKRTTFAVEGDADLAARALVLDPFASRFELAADGATYPVALAVPGRHNVANALAAIGAVAAVGVPIADAARAIAGFSGLKRRFELVGQAGGVAVIDDFGHNPDKIAATIATLRSAPGRLLLFFQPHGYGPLKVMRRELVAMFADRLVADDLLVLPDPVYRGGTVTREVTSADIVADLTALGAPARHIADRDAAAAFLVEQARPGDRIVMMGARDDTLSELAAGMVARLG from the coding sequence ATGCTGTACGGCAAATCCTTCTTCCTCGTCGGGATCGGCGGGTCGGGCATGATGCCCCTCGCCATGATCCTCGCCGGGCGCGGCGCGACCGTCGCCGGCTCCGACCGCAGCCTCGACCAGGCGAGCCTGCCCGCCAAGTTCGATGCCCTGCGTGCCCTTGGCATCGCGCTCTACCCGCAGGATGGCAGCGGCATCGCGTCGGCCGAGCAGATCGTTATCGCCTCCGCCGCGATCGAACCGACCGTCGCCGACATCGTCGCCGCCGACCGCGTCGGCGCGAAGCGGATGGGCCGGGCCGAACTGCTCGCCGAACTGTTCAATGCAGCAACGCTGTCCATCGGGGTCGCGGGCACCAGCGGCAAGTCGACCGTCACCGGCATGATCGGCTTCATCCTCCACGCGCTAGGCCGCGATCCGACGGTGATGAACGGCGCGGTGATGAAGGACTTCGCCGCGCCCGACCGCCCCTTCGCCAGCGCCCTGGTCGGGCAGGGCGATGCGTTCGTCAGCGAGGTGGACGAGAGCGACGGCTCTATCGCCTATTACCGACCGCACGTCGCGGTGCTGAACAATGTCAGCCTCGACCACAAATCGCTCGACGAACTGCGCGCGCTGTTCGGCGGATTCGCCGAGCGGGCGGGGCGGGTGGTCGTCAATGTCGGCGATGCCGAGGCGGCGGCGCTGGCGGCGACGATCCCGGCGGACAAGCGCACGACCTTCGCGGTGGAGGGCGATGCGGATCTTGCCGCCCGCGCGCTGGTGCTCGATCCCTTTGCCAGCCGGTTCGAACTGGCGGCGGACGGAGCGACCTATCCCGTCGCCCTCGCTGTACCGGGGCGGCACAACGTCGCCAATGCGCTGGCGGCGATCGGCGCCGTGGCGGCGGTCGGGGTGCCGATCGCCGATGCGGCGCGGGCGATCGCCGGCTTTTCCGGTCTCAAGCGCCGCTTCGAACTGGTGGGGCAGGCCGGCGGCGTCGCCGTCATCGACGATTTCGGCCACAACCCGGACAAGATCGCCGCGACCATCGCCACGTTGCGCAGCGCGCCGGGCCGGCTGCTGCTGTTCTTCCAGCCGCACGGCTATGGCCCGCTGAAGGTCATGCGGCGCGAACTGGTGGCGATGTTCGCCGATCGGCTGGTGGCCGACGACCTGCTGGTGCTCCCCGATCCGGTCTATCGCGGCGGGACGGTCACCCGCGAAGTGACCAGCGCAGACATCGTCGCCGACCTGACGGCACTCGGCGCCCCGGCGCGCCACATCGCCGATCGCGACGCAGCGGCGGCGTTCCTCGTCGAACAGGCCCGCCCCGGCGACCGCATCGTCATGATGGGCGCGCGTGACGATACCCTGTCGGAACTGGCGGCGGGCATGGTGGCGCGGCTGGGCTGA
- a CDS encoding LD-carboxypeptidase encodes MRIGVVAPARRVDEEQMARTQGYAALTYPTLDLVVHPQCFLDVGHFAGTDEQRAAAFLEFANDPGFDAIWFARGGYGSNRILDTVMPQLNRAAAAKSYLGFSDMGFLLGALYARRIGRPVHGPMAAQVGKAGGTNSAARALAWLVNRDRTMLAPELDGRPTVAFNLVILCALIGTPWLPDLTDHVVIVEEVGEDLYRIDRLLWQLSEATQLKGIAGIRLGAVTDRHPDDTGFGETEEQIAAKWARAMGVPYLGRAHVGHYADNMVVPFGVA; translated from the coding sequence ATGCGTATCGGAGTCGTGGCACCGGCACGGCGGGTGGATGAGGAACAGATGGCCCGGACTCAGGGCTATGCCGCTCTCACCTATCCGACGCTCGACCTGGTCGTGCATCCGCAATGCTTCCTCGATGTCGGGCATTTCGCCGGGACCGACGAACAGCGTGCCGCCGCCTTTCTCGAATTCGCGAACGATCCGGGCTTCGACGCGATCTGGTTCGCGCGCGGCGGGTACGGGTCGAACCGCATCCTCGACACGGTGATGCCGCAGCTCAATCGCGCCGCGGCGGCGAAGAGCTATCTCGGCTTTTCCGACATGGGGTTCCTGCTCGGCGCGCTCTATGCCCGGCGGATCGGGCGGCCGGTCCATGGCCCGATGGCGGCGCAGGTCGGTAAGGCCGGCGGCACCAACAGCGCGGCGCGAGCGCTGGCGTGGCTGGTCAATCGCGACCGCACGATGCTGGCCCCGGAGCTCGACGGAAGGCCGACCGTCGCGTTCAACCTTGTCATCTTGTGCGCGTTGATCGGTACGCCGTGGCTGCCCGACCTGACCGACCATGTCGTGATCGTCGAGGAAGTCGGCGAGGATCTGTACCGCATCGACCGGCTGTTGTGGCAGCTGAGCGAGGCGACGCAATTGAAGGGCATCGCCGGCATCCGGCTGGGCGCGGTGACTGACCGCCATCCCGACGATACGGGGTTCGGCGAGACCGAGGAACAGATCGCCGCCAAATGGGCTCGGGCGATGGGCGTGCCGTATCTGGGGCGGGCGCATGTCGGCCATTATGCCGATAACATGGTGGTGCCGTTCGGGGTGGCGTGA
- a CDS encoding NYN domain-containing protein, translating into MNTHVYIDGFNLYYGLLKGTPYRWLDLERWCDQLLPRNSVTKIHYFTAQVDARPQDPDQPTRQFAYLQALRSLPRVEVHLGTFMSSVVSQVMVETDPATGRYRRMGGKPVLQLDPAGNPVKAWTYKSEEKGSDVNLAAHLLRDAYQGTANAQ; encoded by the coding sequence TTGAACACCCATGTCTATATCGACGGGTTCAACCTCTATTATGGGCTGCTGAAAGGCACGCCGTACAGATGGCTCGATCTGGAGCGTTGGTGCGATCAGCTGCTGCCGCGCAACAGCGTCACCAAGATCCATTACTTTACGGCACAGGTCGATGCGCGTCCGCAGGACCCCGACCAGCCGACCCGCCAGTTCGCGTATCTTCAGGCGCTGCGTTCACTGCCCAGAGTCGAAGTGCATCTGGGGACGTTCATGAGTTCGGTCGTCAGTCAGGTGATGGTGGAAACCGATCCCGCGACCGGTCGCTATCGGCGCATGGGCGGAAAGCCGGTCCTCCAGCTCGATCCGGCCGGTAACCCCGTAAAAGCTTGGACCTACAAGAGCGAGGAAAAGGGGTCGGACGTGAACCTCGCCGCGCATCTGCTGCGTGATGCCTATCAGGGCACTGCCAATGCGCAGTAA
- a CDS encoding penicillin-binding protein activator, translating into MADTIAPRQWRHHIARATALIGAALLAGCATIVPKGPVEQAPPTTTRPQPTRPGPVTGGIPEDNQRHRVALLVPLSGPNGGVGRSIANATQLALLDTRSERVRITTYDTALGAAAAAQRAIAEGNRLILGPLLADDVRAVAPIARGAKVPVISYSNDVSVAGGGAYLLGYTPAQSIDRVVGYARTNGMTQFAGLVPAGVYGQRASTSFLRAVEQAGGQVVSIQTYARGGIAAAVAKLPKTSPYEAILIADQAGQAALAVPAIRRSTSRSAKVLGTELWNTETGLGSMPALNGAWYASVSNGLYRQFVTKYRARFNAAPYRLSSLGYDSVLLTVRIARDWAIGRDFPESRLRAEDGFAGLDGAFRFGRDGVAERALEVQEVRTGGAVTVSPAPRTFGE; encoded by the coding sequence ATGGCAGACACGATAGCGCCACGGCAATGGCGGCACCACATCGCGCGCGCCACGGCGCTGATCGGCGCGGCATTGCTCGCGGGGTGCGCGACCATCGTTCCCAAGGGGCCGGTCGAACAGGCGCCGCCCACCACCACCCGCCCGCAGCCGACCCGGCCCGGCCCGGTCACCGGCGGCATTCCCGAGGATAATCAGCGTCACCGCGTCGCGCTGCTGGTACCGCTCAGCGGTCCCAATGGCGGGGTCGGGCGCTCGATCGCCAATGCGACGCAGCTGGCGCTGCTCGACACGCGCAGCGAACGGGTGCGAATCACTACCTATGACACCGCGCTCGGCGCCGCCGCCGCCGCGCAGCGCGCGATTGCGGAGGGCAACCGGCTGATCCTGGGGCCGCTGCTCGCCGACGACGTGCGCGCGGTGGCCCCGATCGCCCGCGGGGCGAAGGTGCCGGTCATCAGCTATTCGAACGACGTGTCGGTTGCCGGGGGCGGTGCCTATCTGCTGGGCTATACCCCGGCGCAGTCGATCGACCGGGTCGTCGGCTATGCCCGCACCAACGGCATGACCCAGTTCGCCGGCCTCGTGCCTGCCGGCGTCTATGGCCAGCGCGCCTCGACCAGCTTCCTCCGCGCCGTCGAGCAGGCCGGCGGACAGGTCGTCTCGATCCAGACCTATGCCCGGGGCGGGATCGCGGCGGCGGTCGCGAAGCTGCCGAAGACCTCGCCCTACGAAGCGATCCTGATCGCCGATCAGGCAGGGCAGGCGGCGCTGGCAGTGCCCGCGATCCGCCGGTCGACCAGCCGTTCGGCCAAGGTGCTTGGCACCGAATTGTGGAACACCGAAACCGGCCTGGGATCGATGCCGGCGCTGAATGGCGCCTGGTATGCCAGCGTCTCGAACGGCCTGTATCGCCAGTTCGTGACCAAATACCGCGCCCGCTTCAACGCCGCGCCATACCGCCTGTCGAGTCTGGGCTATGATTCGGTGCTGCTGACCGTCCGCATCGCCCGCGACTGGGCAATCGGCCGCGACTTTCCCGAAAGCCGGTTGCGTGCCGAGGACGGCTTCGCGGGGCTCGACGGCGCCTTCCGCTTCGGCCGCGACGGCGTGGCTGAACGCGCGCTGGAGGTGCAGGAGGTGCGGACGGGAGGTGCGGTGACGGTGAGCCCCGCGCCGCGGACGTTCGGGGAGTAG